The genomic segment GCAGTGTCAAATCCCGGCAGTCCCTCGAGAAAGAACGGGTCTTCGATTTTTTGGCTGGCCTCAACAGCAGCCATGATTATGTTTGTGGCCGAGTGGTTGCCTGTGAACCATTTCCCTCACCTGGAGATGCCCTTGCTGATGTTAGGTGTAATGAAATGCGCAGAAAAGTGATGCTCTCTGATGCTAACTCATATCAACAATCCGCACCTGATGTCTCTGTCCTTGTGACCCAGAAGATATCAACTACTGCTCCACGAACGTCCAAACGGCCTTGGTGTGAGCATTGTAAGCGCCCAGGTCATACGAAAGATGAGTGTTGGGAAATACATGGGAAGCCCGAAAGAAAGGCGATGCACATGTGTTTCAGGCTCAAACCACCCAGGATGTTCCTGGAAATTCTGACACTTCAAAGCCACTCACAAAGGATCAAATTGAGGAGAATGAGCGGTACTGTCGCTTCCTCCATCAAATGTCCCTCAATCCCCCAACCAACCCTCCTGTCGGGTCATGCTCAATGGCCAAATCTGGTATGGTTTTTTCGGCCCTTTATTCCATAGTTGTCAAAGGCGAGCGCCTCTCGCCTTGAGGCGAGAGGCGCCACCAGGCACGGGTGTTGCGCCTGGAAACAAAGGCGAGCCCAGGCACGCGCCTGGGCTCGCCTTGGAAGGGCTCTCGGGCGCGCCTTAGGCGCGCCTGagattgctttttttttttttaaaattctgtAACAGAGAAGTTGCATTTTCAAAATGCAACttctctgtttttttttaatattaacttAAAGGTAAAAGGCCCAGCCCAATCCCAAACCCTAGCAGCCCAGGTAAGAAATTATATAAGCGACAAAGCTGTGAAGACTACCACAGAATACAGCCAACAACGTGACGAGTGACGGCAGCGTGAATAAGACAAGAGAAAGGCCAAGAACCATTTATTGAAGAAGCTCAGGTATCGGTTCTTGATATTGTCGATATCTTATttctatttttactttttaaaagCAGAAGTGCCGGTACCTCTTTTAGAATTCATATTAAAGAATGTAGCACATGTGCAAAGAAAGAGAACTGGGAGAAAGGCATGCAGAAATCAAAGCATATTTGATTGGACCGccttattaaattaaaatgaaatttaaaactACACATGTCTTGAATCCATGAAACCACAGCTAAAGGAACACGTAATCAATAATATCAATTGGACTGCCTTtaatatcttttaatattttttaatctttAGTCAAACCAGGGATCCCACTACCTTTAAGAGTTTAATATCTTTTTTGTGGCATGATAAATCCAATAACTATGTGTATGTTCGAAAGTATCATAGCTCATCTTAAGAAAATAATTGGCAATGATGTTATTTTACAAATTGTCTCTCGAATTTTccacttttttatttttttaaaaaatatattgctGCATGCAGCGCGGTGGTGGCTGCCAACCGCATCCCACCATGCTCCATGTTagcttttttcaaaaataaatttttaccttaaataaaaaagtaaataaatattaattaattgatcgtGAAACGGAAACCTTAAATATTTTGATCACGAGACTCGTAAATATTTAATTGTGAAATATTTGATTGTAAGATATCTGATATTTGAGAAGATGAATATTAGAACTTTGATGTGGATGAATGACCCACGAATAATTGAGAAATATCTTTTAACTACTTTCATTGCCATAAACTGAGATTGTGGTCATGTCTACCTCgggtttttttataaattatgttattgtatatataccgaattattaattaatatgttGCAATACTTTTCTCCAGGTTAATGTCTgcctttgaaaatttggagaatCGTAAAGATCCTGGCCTGGAATTATGGGAAATTAATCAATCCAAAAGACACTAATTCCGTGCAATGTGTTTTTTGTGACATAATTCTCAAGGGAGGAATTTTTCGTCTCAAGCAACATCTTGCTGGAGGTCATCGAAATGCCAAAGCATGTCCAAAATGCCCCGAGCATGTTAGAACTGAAATTCAAGTTTACATAtcaaaaaaaaagaaatcaaGCGGCAAATGGACATGAATCCTAGTTTTGATGAATTTGATGAGCAATTGAAAattttggaagatgatgatgtGGTTCCAATCCCTCGAAAAGGGAAACAACCAATATTTAGTTCAACAGCGAGTTCCGCCGCCATCCCCCCTGTTTTCTCAAGTCAAAAGACAAAGACTGTTGGTCCTCTTGATTATTTTTTTGTCAACAATATGGATCAGGTTGTTAGTCAAGGAAAGCAGAAGGAAGCAAAAGATTCAAAGAAATATGATGAGTCAGAAAAAAGTGAGAGACTCTGTGGTACAGTATTTTGTCAAATGGATGTACGATGCAGGTATTCCGTTCAATGCTGTAAAGTATGATAGTTTTAAGGAATTTTGTAGAGCTGCATCTTATTGTACTCATGATTGGAAGCCCCCAAGTTACCATGAAGTTAGggtaacttatttaaataaagaaatacAAAGTACGAAAATCCTTTTGAAAGAGTACGAGGCAGACTATAAAAAATATGGATGTTCATTAATGGCTGACGGATGGACTGATGGAAAAAATAGaactttgattaattttttggtGAATGGTCCAAGAGGGACAATATTTTTGGAATCTGTGGATGCATCCGGCTTTTCTCATACCGGTCTCAAGTTGTTTGACTTACTTGAAAAGTATGTGGAGCAAATTGGTCCAAAGAATGTTGTTCAACTGGTTACAGATAATGCCTCTGCAAATATTTCAGCAGGTATGAAATGTGAATTCAAGATATTACTTTGTAATaagtattaaattttttactTATAAGGAATAACATTAATCTTTAATATGCAGGGAAGTATTTGACGATAAGATTTCCACACATATTCTGGACTCCATGTGCTGCCcattgtttggatttaatgCTTGAAGATTTGTTCAAAATTCCTGTACTGAAGAAGGTTTATGAAAGGGGGATGATGGTGAATGGCTATATATATAATAGGCCACAAGTCTTGAACATGATGAGAGAATTCACAGGTCAAAGAGAAATGGTTAGGGCTGGGAAAACTCGTTTTGCCACTGCTTTTTTGACATTAAAAAGGTTTCAAAAACAGAAGGTGAATTTAAGAAAGATGTTCACTTCAGAAAAGTGGAACACGAGTCGATTTGCGAAGGAGGTAGAAGGTAAACGTGCAACAGAGATTATATTGATGCCTTCGTTTTGGAATCATGTTGTTTATGCCATTAAAGTTGGTGGCCCAATTATTAAAGTGCTTCGATTAGTTGATGGTGAAAAAAAACCTGCCATGGGGTATATATACGAGGCTATGGATCGAGCTAAGGAGGCTATTGCTTTGGCTTTCAACAACAATGAAGAGAAGTACCAAAAGATTTTTGAAATCATTGATAAAAGGTGGACGGATCAGCTTCATAAGCCTTTGCATGCAGCTGGTTACTTTTTGAACCCGGAATTCTTTTATACGAATCCTGAGATAGAAAAAGATGCTGAAGTTATGAAGGGGTTGTACGAGTGTGTTGAAAAGATGTGTGAAGATGTTGACGTTCAAGATAAAATCACATATCAACtctcaaaatataaaaatgctgATGGGCTTTTTGGCGGTTCTATGGCTATTAGACATAGAAATAAATTATCACCAGGTAATTATTTCTTGTTTTTTATTTCAAGATCATGACATATTGTTGAAAACTTGAAGAATTTTAACTTTGAAATTTTGTTTATCTCATTTGACAGCTGAATGGTGGTTGGCTTATGGTTCTACGACCCCACAATTGCAAGATTTTGCTGTGAGAATTCTCAGCCTTACGTGCAGTGCTTCTGGTTGTGAGCGGAACTGGAGTATGTTTCAACATGtaagtatttaaattttaacatTGAATAGATACTCTTGAGTCTTGACATATTAATTGTAGTTATTATTTTGAACAATTCATGAATGatgaatgtattttaaaatttttgcagCTTCATTCGAAAAGAAGAAACAGGTTGGCGCAGAAGCGTTTGAATGATCTAGTCTTCATTAAATATAACAGGGCATTGAAACGTCGATATGATTTGCGCGACAAAATTGATCCTATTTCATTGGATGATATCGATGATAGCAATGAATGGTTGATGGGAGGATTGGACAATGAAGAAAATAATCTAGTCTTTGGGGATGATGATTTGACATGGGGTGATGTAGGCCGAGCGGCTGGGGTTGGGGAGCCGATTTATGGTTTTAGATCTCGTGCTTCATCTTCTTCAAACGAGGTAAGGGCATTTACATCCAAAACAACCAGAAAAAGGCCAATTTCACATCTTTTGgatgaagaggaagaagaaattgatgttgatcaagAAAGTGGTGAAGATCAAGAAGAATACAAGTCCGAAAGTTCTAGGGACTCTGATGATTCGATAGAAGAAGATGAACTTGATTTGGATGATTGAAGAATTTTAATCGTGTTACTTATTATTATGagcttattaattatttattgttttgtGTGACATTATGActtaattatttcatattttaatatattattctaagataaatatattttttaaaataattaaaaacgtGCGCCTTGCTTCGGTAAGGCGCGCGCCTCGCCTTGCGCCTTGCGCCTCAGGCTCCAGAGCCCTTGTGCGCCTCGGTGCGCCTTGCGCCCTTGACAACTATGCTTTATTCAACTTGTATAGGCTCTTGGATTGTTGATTCTGGTGCTTCCAATCACATGACATCAAATTCCAGCTTATTTTGCACTTTTACTAATTATTCAAATCCTACTTTGTAAAACTTGCAAATGGGTCATTGACTCCAGTTGTGATTGGTAGCATTCGTCTATCTAAGAATATTATCCTCAACTCCGTCCTTGTTCCTTCCTtgacatgcaacctaattttgTCAGTAGATTCACACTTGATAATAATTGTGTTGCTAAGATTGTGCCTCTATCGTGTCAATTTCAGGACCTACTATCAATTTCAGGACAGACTTCAGGGAGGATGATTGGCAATGTTAGGATTCATAATGGTCTTTACCATCTTCAGGGGGCTATGTCTAAGGTCGTACTACTCATGTGTCTAATATTGCGTCTACCTCCGGTTCTAGGTCTAGGGAAGTAATGTATTAGCATCATCGGTTTGGCTATTCccgttttttatatttaaaccGATTGTTTCCTTCATCATTCAATAATAAACATCTTGGTACATTTGATTGTGATATTTGTCCCTTGGCTAAGCATACCCGCTCTAATTTTTACCCAAAACCCTACACACCCTCTGCAATGGGGTCCCTCTCCAGTCACTACCTCCCAAGTAAAAAAATGGTTTCTGACCTATATTGACGACCACACAGGGTTACTTGGGTTTACCTTCTTAACAACAAATCTGTTGATAAGTGTTGATAAGTGTTGATAAGAATATTAGGTTGATGAGGTTGTTAGGATAAATAAAAAGTTTGTTTTTATCTCGTTATTTAAATTAGATTGGTATCTTATCATTAGGTGTGAGCTATTCTATATATTCTGCAGAAACTTTGAGATTGTAATCAATTTTTTACCGATTAATTCAGCTTTTGAAGctttgaataaatattttattgaaggCGTTTATGCCTCTTCGTTTTTCCGTTTTTTATTCCATCGGCctttatggtatcagagcacaaTTGAAGGCTTCTACCGATGGTTAAAACGGCATATTCCGGGAGCCATAACGCCTCCAGATCGGAAAATTCTTCCACGATCTCTGGACCAAACGCAATTCCTTCCCCTCATACCTTTGAATCTGCACCTCTTCAAATTACGAATCACAAACTAAACGGAAAAAGCTTTCTTCAATGGTCTCGTTCCGTTCAATTGGTGATTCGAGGCAAAGGGAGAATTGGGTATCTTGATGGGTCCATTTCACCACCTTCTGCCACGGATCCCACCTATCAAAATTGGGATACTCAAAATTCAATGGTGATGACGTGGCTTATCAATTCGATGGAAGAAAGTATCAGTGAAATATACCTCTTCCATCTCACTGCTAAGGATATTTGGGATGCTATGACTTTGGCGTACTCTGACCTTGAAGACTCCTCTCAAGTGTTTGAAATACGTAATCAGATTCGAAA from the Primulina tabacum isolate GXHZ01 chromosome 16, ASM2559414v2, whole genome shotgun sequence genome contains:
- the LOC142529622 gene encoding uncharacterized protein LOC142529622, which encodes MMMWFQSLEKGNNQYLVQQRVPPPSPLFSQVKRQRLLVLLIIFLSTIWIRLLVKESRRKQKIQRNMMSQKKVRDSVVQYFVKWMYDAGIPFNAVKYDSFKEFCRAASYCTHDWKPPSYHEVRVTYLNKEIQSTKILLKEYEADYKKYGCSLMADGWTDGKNRTLINFLVNGPRGTIFLESVDASGFSHTGLKLFDLLEKYVEQIGPKNVVQLVTDNASANISAGKYLTIRFPHIFWTPCAAHCLDLMLEDLFKIPVLKKVYERGMMVNGYIYNRPQVLNMMREFTGQREMVRAGKTRFATAFLTLKRFQKQKVNLRKMFTSEKWNTSRFAKEVEGKRATEIILMPSFWNHVVYAIKVGGPIIKVLRLVDGEKKPAMGYIYEAMDRAKEAIALAFNNNEEKYQKIFEIIDKRWTDQLHKPLHAAGYFLNPEFFYTNPEIEKDAEVMKGLYECVEKMCEDVDVQDKITYQLSKYKNADGLFGGSMAIRHRNKLSPAEWWLAYGSTTPQLQDFAVRILSLTCSASGCERNWSMFQHLHSKRRNRLAQKRLNDLVFIKYNRALKRRYDLRDKIDPISLDDIDDSNEWLMGGLDNEENNLVFGDDDLTWGDVGRAAGVGEPIYGFRSRASSSSNEVRAFTSKTTRKRPISHLLDEEEEEIDVDQESGEDQEEYKSESSRDSDDSIEEDELDLDD